Sequence from the Ochrobactrum sp. Marseille-Q0166 genome:
AGCCTGTCTGGCTGAAATTGCCGTCATCATCAACAAAGCCGTCCCAAACATCGACAAACTTTGCGCCCGCCTTTTCGGATGTGGTTTGATAGATTTCATTGAGCGCAAGCATATCCTGCGACATGCCGCGCGGCCGAAACGGTGGTTGGCCAACCCATATCAGCGGATAATTCTTATCGGTGATTTCTTTCATGAATCTGGAAACGCGGCTTTGATATTCTGCCGTCCATTCGGGCGAGCGGGCCGCAAGACTTTGACCTTTGGCGGTGATCGCTTGTCGATCGTTTGAGCCAATCATCACAATCACAGCAGCGGGCTTTTCCTCATCAAGAATCTTGCCAATGCTGGCAGGCCAATCAAAATGGTCGTCGCGGACAAAGCCGGAGGAGCCGTTGATACGGCTGACGATGCGTATGTCCGGGTTGGACGCAAAGGCAACGTCGAGTCCTTCCGCAAGACCGTTGCCGATAAAGTCACCTACCACCAGAACCTTTTTGGCGTCAGGCTTCTTTTCGATGAAATTGACTTCGGGCTGAGGTGCGGGTGTGGGTGCGGAGCGAGCTGCGGGTGTTGTTTTTGGCACGCGTTTGGGTTTGGTCGGGCGCACACGCTGGGGCTTTGGCTGCTCATATTGCTGCTGTGGCTGTGCTTTCTTGGGACCGAACAGCAGGTCGAAAATTGTGCGTGGACGTTCCTGTGCCGATACAGATGACGAGGCGGAGAGAACCATCGCGAAGGCAACGAGCATCGCCGCTAAAGCGCTGAAAGCCGTTTTTTTGCACCGCTTTGCCTGCATTGGTCTCACCTTCCTGCTTCCGGAATAGTAGCGCCCACCGCTAAAAGAAAAAGGAGCGCACATAATGAACGCTCCATTGCTTTAAAGCGGCTCTAACGGCGACGGAGAACCGAAAGCACTTCCGCGCTTGGATGGCCGTCTGGCTGCAAGCCATTGCGCTGCTGGAACGCTTCAATCGCCTTGCGTGAAGTGGAACCGATCTTGCCATCGATCTTGCCATCGTAATAACCGAGCGCTTTAAGATGTGTCTGCAGTTCTTCGCGCTCGTTCATAGTGATTGGCGTGAAAGGACGGTTCCAATCCTGACGCAAACCCTGATAGCCACCGATGCGATCTGCAAGTAGGCCAACAGCGAGTGCATATTTATCGGCATTGTTATAACGTTTGATGACAGAGAAGTTCTTGCCCATCAGGAACGCTGGACCCTCACGGCCATCGAGAACTTTCAAAGTTACCTTCTCATTGGCATCCGGGAATGGACGGCCATTGGCGCGGACGACACCGAGCTTCTGCCATTCTGCAGCCGAAAGTGAGCCGGATGGGAACTTGCGGCCTGCCGGAAGCACAACTTCATAGCCCCATGTGCGACCTGGCTGCCAGCCATTGCGGTGCAGAAGGTTGGCGGCCGTTCCAAGAGCATCTGGAACCGAATTCCAGATGTCGCGCTTGCCGTTGCCATCCATATCGACCGCATAGGCCTGATAGCTTGTCGGGATGAACTGGGTGTGACCCATCGCGCCTGCCCAGGAGCCGGTCAGATGTCCGCGGTCAATATCGCCCGTCTGGAGAATTTTCATGGCAGCGATCAGCTGCGTGCGACCAAATTTGGCGCGGCGCTGATCGGCATAGGCCAGTGTCGCCAGTGAGCGGATCGTGTCCATCATGACGTCGTCGCGCTTGAGGATTTCGCCGTAATTGCTTTCCATCGACCAGATGGCCAGCAGGATGTTACGATCAACCGAGAAGCGCTGTTCGATGCGCTGGAGCCACGGACCCCATTTTTTCGCCATACTCTGGCCCACAGCCACGGAATGTTCATTCACGCGGTTGTCGATATAGTTCCAGACAGGTTCGTTGAATTCCGGCTGAAAGCGCGCTTTACGCAGCACTTCTGGATCGGGGGAATCAACACCTCGAAATGCGCGATCAAAAGTTGATGGCGATACGCCATTCTGAATAGCCGTGGCACGGAAACTGGAAACCCATTTTCGGAAATTGGCGTCAGCGAAAGCGCTGCCAGCCGTCAGCCCAGATGCAAGCATTGCCACCGCAACGGTTGCTGTAATCTTGGCGCACATTCCTCGTCCCAGAGTGAATGGAAATCGCAGCATTCTGTGTTTCCCTTCTGCAATCATGTTTTGCCGCCTCAAACGGCGAGTTGCCTTTCATGCCGAGCCTGTTTCATTTAGATTGCATTAAGTCGTTAATACTATCCAGTGTTGAATTTGGGGCCGACCCTGATGAGGCTTAAAATTATAGGCTTCAGGTTAGCATTTGGTTTACCATCGCGCGTTTTGCGAAAAAATTGCCTGAACTTTTATGAAAGACTTGAATCAATTAACATTAAGATGAGGTCATCGAATGTGATAAGGGAAAAGATGGAAATTCGCCATTCCTTAATGAAAACGCCCTATTTGAAATACAATGTTTTCAATGCTTTGATAGCACAACGCTGTTTGTAACAAATCGAGGAGACGAATGAGTTCGATCCGCAAAATCCGTAAGGCAGTTTTCCCGGTCGCCGGTCTTGGGACTCGCTTTCTTCCAGCGACAAAGTCCATCCCCAAGGAAATGCTTACCGTCGTCGACAAGCCAGTCATCCAGTATGTGGTGGACGAGGCTCGTGAAGCCGGTATCGAACATCTGATTTTCGTCACCGGACGCAACAAGGCTGTCATTGAAGACTACTTCGATGCACAGGTCGAGCTTTATTCCACGCTAGCCGAACGCGGCAAGAAGGCCGAGCTTGAGCACCTACAAGAATTGCAGCCGCAGCCCGGAACCACCAGCTTCACCCGCCAGCAGGTTCCACTCGGCCTTGGCCATGCGGTCTGGTGCGCACGTGAACTGGTTGGCGATGAGCCTTTCGCACTGCTTTTGCCAGATATGGTCATGCAGTCGAAGAAGGGTTGCTTAAAGGAAATGGTCGAGCTTTATGAGCAGACTGGCGGCAATGTGATTGCCGTGCAGGAATGCGATCCCGAGGAAGCCCATAAATACGGCATTGTTGGCAAGGGCAAGGCAATCGGCAACGGCTTTGAGATCAATCAGATGGTTGAAAAGCCTGCCAAGGGCACCGCACCTTCCAATCTCTACATCAATGGCCGCTACATTCTTCAGCCGGAAATCTTTGAGCTGCTAAGCAAGCAGGAAAAAGGCGCGGGCAATGAAATCCAGCTGACCGACGCCATGCTCAAGCTTGCAAATCAGCAGCAGTTCTTCGGTTTCAATTACCATGGGCGGACGTTCGACTGCGGCTCGAAATCCGGCTTTATTGAAGCAAACGTGGCCTTTGCGCTTTGGCGCAAGGATATCCGTCCAACGGTCGAAGTTTCGATTGCCGACCTGCTCAAGACTATTCAGCCGCAATAAGTTGAATTGAGTTGCATTCCAACAATACCCCGCTTTCATTTCTGAAAGCGGGGTATTGTTTTAGAGCACCGATCTGTTTGAATAAGATCTGTGCTCTAACCCTTTTTAATAAGAGCATAATTTTGTCTTAAACTGATCCAAAGTTTAGGGAATTATAATTTAACTTACAGCTCCATGCGTCGGCACATGGCGATGAAGCTTTTAACCGCCTGCGATGGCTCGCTTTTACGGAATGCGAGCGCCACGTCGGATGTGGTGGTAATGCCTGTCACATCAATATAGCGAATGCCGGGCAGTCCTACCGCACTCAGCGATTTCGGCGCAAGTGCCACGCCCATTCCGATTGATGCGCGGCTCACAATTTCGGTGAAATCAAGCGCCTGCGCGCTGATGTTGGGTTCAAAGCCTGCGCTGTGACAGGCTTCGATTGTTGTACCGTGAAAGCCGATATCAGCTGGCTGACGCGGGGTGATGAAAACTTCATCCTTTAGCGATGACAGACCAATGGCAGCCTGATGTGCCAGCGGGTGCGTTTCGCTGAGCACTGCAACAAGCGGCTCCTTTCTTACCACGAGGCTCGTCAGGCCCGGCAAAAGAAGAGCAGGCCAGCGCACGAATCCCATGTCGAGAAGTCCTTCAGAAATGCGGGTCAACTGCATCCGCAACTCCATCTCGACCAGATTGACCGAAACGTCCGGATATTCCTGTTTGAACTTGCGAATGGTCTCGAACACCACGCCCGAATAGGCGGCAGAGGCGACATAGCCGATGGAAATCTGACCGATTTCACCACGCCCGGCACGGTTGACCGCAATCATCGTCGCATCGACTTGCGTGAGTATTTTGACGGCCTCGCGATAAAGCACTTCGCCTGATTGCGTCAGTTGAACGGCACGTCGTGAGCGATCAAGAAGCGGCGCACCGAGAATGGTCTCCAACGCCATAATCTGCTGGCTGAGGCCAGGTTGGGCAATACCAAGTCTCGCGGCCGCCCGTTCAAAGTTTTTCTCTTCAACAAGCGCACAGAAATAACGCAAATGGCGCAGTTCAAAGGATTTTGACTTGATGAGATTGCTGCGCTGTTCCGGCATGACTGTTTCTTTGAATAATTCAAAACTATGGCGATTTTGATTAACATAACTCAAACTTATGAAAAATATGCCCTTGAATTATTGGATAGATTACGAAAAGATGATTAATGGGGTCCAGTTTAAACCTTGAGGGGATCAAAGTGAAAATCCTGGCCCGAAACCGCCAAGCATTATTGGTCGTCGTTCTTTCCGGTACAACATTTGCTTCTATCGTTGCAGCGCATGCGCAGGAAGCAGCAAGCCACACCGTGCTTGCACCGATTGTCGTCAATAGTGGTTCGGAGGATCCCACAGCGCCGATCAAGGGATATGTGGCTAAAACCAGTATCAGCGCGACGAAGACCGGCACACCGCTCGTTGAAACTCCCCAGTCAATATCGGTCGTCACAGCAAACGAAATGGCGGCACAGGGTGCACAGACACTGGGGCAGGCGCTTGGTTATACGCCCGGTGTTGTTTCCGAGCCTTATGGTTCCGATCCGCGCTTTGATTCACCGCTGATCCGTGGTTTTGATGGCCGTCAGGTACAGTTCTTAAACGGTCTTCGCCTGATGCGCACTGCAGGTGCCTCGGCGGTTGATCCCTATATGCTAGAGCGTATCGAAGTGGTGCGCGGACCTGCTTCGGTGATGTTCGGTCAGGGTAACCCCGGCGGACTGATCAATATGATCAACAAACGTCCGACCTTTGAGAAGTTCGGAGAAATTGGTGTTCAGGCTGGCAGCTATGAGACCTATGGCACCTATTTCGACTTTGGTGGTCCTGTTGCGGAAAGCGATCAGTTTACCTATCGCCTGACTGGTATGGTGCGCAAAGCTGGTACACAGACCGACTTTCTCGACAATGACCGCTATTTCATCGCGCCCGCTTTCACATGGAAGCCGGATGAAGATACCAAGCTGACCATTCTCACCAGCTTCCAGCACGACAATCCAAGTTCACCGTCGGGCCTGCCGCCGGAATTCACGCTCAATTCAACCGGCTACACCCTGCCGCGTGATTTTTCGCTGGGTGATCCTGATTTTGATCGCTCAAGCCGTGACGTCATCAATCTTGGCTATGAACTGGAGCATCGTATCAATGATACGTGGACCTTCCGCCAGAATGCACGCTTTTCCAATCAGAGCTGGCAATATCAGGCGCTCGGTTATTCTAATTCTGGTCGCATCACTGACGGCCGAACGCTGAGGCGTATCGCAACCTTTCAGGATGAGCGATTGAACACTTACAACATCGATAACAATCTGGTTGCTGAATTTAATACCGGCCCGTTTGAGCATAAGTTTCTCGCTGGCCTCGATTATCGTTACTTCGACAACAATGTCGAAACGCAGTTCTGGCGTTGGGCGCCGCTGGATATTTTTAACCCGATCTATGGTCAGCCTATCAATCTGACCGAAAGAAATCTGGCGACTAAGGTTGATTCAAGCCTGACACAGCTTGGCATATATGCGCAGGACGAACTGGCCTATGAAAACTGGCGAGCCACTTTTGGTCTGCGTCAGGACTGGGCGAGCACGAAGGGCACATCGAGCAATCTGAATTCAGGGATAACGCGTCCGCTCGACAAGGATGATCATAAACTGACAGGCCGTGCTGGCCTAGGTTACGTGTTTGATAACGGCATTGCGCCTTACATCAGCTATTCCACCTCGTTCGAACCGCTTGCTGTGCCTGCAACTGGCCCAGTACTGGAGCCGACCACTGGCAAACAGTGGGAAGCAGGCATTAAATATCAGCCGAATGGCTGGGACGGCTATTTCACAGCGGCCATTTACGATTTGCGCCAGCAGAATGTTGCTGTCTCGGTCCTTGAGAATGACAAAACTGTTACAAAGCAGATTGGTGAAGTACGCGTTCGGGGTTTGGAACTTGAGGGCGTTGCAAGTCTAGCACAAGGCCTCGATCTGCGCGCCGCTTACACCTACATGGATGCTGAAAATATTGAGGGAAATTATAATGGCAAGCGTCCTGCCAATGTGCCCAAACATGCCGCAAGCCTCTGGCTCGACTATACTTTCCAAGAAGATTCAGCGCTTGAAGGTTTTGGCATAGGCGGCGGTGTACGCTATGTTGGTCAACGTTACGGCGATCTTGATAACAATTATAATCTTGATGCAATCACTCTTACAGATGCTGCAATTCACTATCAGAAGGATCACATCAGGGCGTCGCTCAATATCAAGAATATTGCGGACAAGAATTATGTCGCAAGTTGCAGTTCGTTCGGATGTAACTATGGTGACGGCAGAACCTATCTGAGCAAGCTGACATTTACATGGTAACAGACCCGCAGCGCGGATCGATATTTTCTGCATCTCAAATCAGCCGCCGGAAAGCCCTTGGCCTTCTGGCGGCTTTGGCTTTGCCAAATGTGGCGCGCGCCAATCCATTTCCGCGCATTGCGGCAATCGATTGGGCCATGCTCGAATGTCTGGTGGCTTTGGGTGTCACGCCGATCGCGGCAACAGAGTTGATCCGATTTCGTGAAGATGCGGTTGAGCCGCAATTGCCTGCTTCCGTCGTTGATCTCGGTCTGCGGGGTTCACCGAATTTCGAGCTGCTCTATCTGCTCAAACCTGATCTGATCCTGAGTTCCCCTTTCTATACCCGGTATGAAGAGGCGATGAAATCGATAGCGCCGATCATGTCGTTGCCGTTTTATGTGCGCGGCGAGAGCCCCTATGAGAAAGCGCTGCAAGCTGTAACGGCGCTTGGCGATAAGCTTGAACTCAGCGCCAGAGCATCAGGTGTTATTGAGGCCCAGGCGAAGTTTATCGCTGAAGCAAAACAGGTGTTGAAGCCTTTTGCATCGCGCCCGACCTATCTCATCAATATCGGTGACGCGCGCCATTTCCGCGCTTTCGGCAATGACAGCATGTTTGGTGATGTGCTGGAACGGCTTGGTCTGCCAAACGCTTGGACTGATCGTTCCCGCTTTACATTTGCGGCTCCCGTTCCGCTGGAAAATCTGGCGGCAAATCCTGATGCGCGCATCATCATTATATCGGATATTCCAGTTGAATCGCGCAACAGCCTGCGCAACAGCGTGATCTGGCAGTCGCTCAAACCTGTCCGCGATGGTCGTGTCTATATGGTAGATAACATTAGTCCCTATGGCGGACTGACGGCCGGATTGCGGTTTGCCCGGCTTCTGAGCCAGGCGTTGCAGGCAAGCGGCGAGGCATTCCTGTGACCCGTGGTGGACTGATTTCAAGCGCTGTAATCGGCGTTATGACTGCCC
This genomic interval carries:
- a CDS encoding DUF459 domain-containing protein, with protein sequence MQAKRCKKTAFSALAAMLVAFAMVLSASSSVSAQERPRTIFDLLFGPKKAQPQQQYEQPKPQRVRPTKPKRVPKTTPAARSAPTPAPQPEVNFIEKKPDAKKVLVVGDFIGNGLAEGLDVAFASNPDIRIVSRINGSSGFVRDDHFDWPASIGKILDEEKPAAVIVMIGSNDRQAITAKGQSLAARSPEWTAEYQSRVSRFMKEITDKNYPLIWVGQPPFRPRGMSQDMLALNEIYQTTSEKAGAKFVDVWDGFVDDDGNFSQTGFDINGQTARLRGNDGINTTTAGKRKLAFYAEKPLKALFGDIRDNEQLLPTTGKQDPSKPVDRIAPMSLREIDRDNSGVLLGGALASREKDEKKPFAEHKMAPGRADDFSWPQKSVNH
- a CDS encoding lytic murein transglycosylase, giving the protein MLRFPFTLGRGMCAKITATVAVAMLASGLTAGSAFADANFRKWVSSFRATAIQNGVSPSTFDRAFRGVDSPDPEVLRKARFQPEFNEPVWNYIDNRVNEHSVAVGQSMAKKWGPWLQRIEQRFSVDRNILLAIWSMESNYGEILKRDDVMMDTIRSLATLAYADQRRAKFGRTQLIAAMKILQTGDIDRGHLTGSWAGAMGHTQFIPTSYQAYAVDMDGNGKRDIWNSVPDALGTAANLLHRNGWQPGRTWGYEVVLPAGRKFPSGSLSAAEWQKLGVVRANGRPFPDANEKVTLKVLDGREGPAFLMGKNFSVIKRYNNADKYALAVGLLADRIGGYQGLRQDWNRPFTPITMNEREELQTHLKALGYYDGKIDGKIGSTSRKAIEAFQQRNGLQPDGHPSAEVLSVLRRR
- the galU gene encoding UTP--glucose-1-phosphate uridylyltransferase GalU; translation: MSSIRKIRKAVFPVAGLGTRFLPATKSIPKEMLTVVDKPVIQYVVDEAREAGIEHLIFVTGRNKAVIEDYFDAQVELYSTLAERGKKAELEHLQELQPQPGTTSFTRQQVPLGLGHAVWCARELVGDEPFALLLPDMVMQSKKGCLKEMVELYEQTGGNVIAVQECDPEEAHKYGIVGKGKAIGNGFEINQMVEKPAKGTAPSNLYINGRYILQPEIFELLSKQEKGAGNEIQLTDAMLKLANQQQFFGFNYHGRTFDCGSKSGFIEANVAFALWRKDIRPTVEVSIADLLKTIQPQ
- a CDS encoding LysR family transcriptional regulator: MPEQRSNLIKSKSFELRHLRYFCALVEEKNFERAAARLGIAQPGLSQQIMALETILGAPLLDRSRRAVQLTQSGEVLYREAVKILTQVDATMIAVNRAGRGEIGQISIGYVASAAYSGVVFETIRKFKQEYPDVSVNLVEMELRMQLTRISEGLLDMGFVRWPALLLPGLTSLVVRKEPLVAVLSETHPLAHQAAIGLSSLKDEVFITPRQPADIGFHGTTIEACHSAGFEPNISAQALDFTEIVSRASIGMGVALAPKSLSAVGLPGIRYIDVTGITTTSDVALAFRKSEPSQAVKSFIAMCRRMEL
- a CDS encoding TonB-dependent siderophore receptor; the protein is MGSSLNLEGIKVKILARNRQALLVVVLSGTTFASIVAAHAQEAASHTVLAPIVVNSGSEDPTAPIKGYVAKTSISATKTGTPLVETPQSISVVTANEMAAQGAQTLGQALGYTPGVVSEPYGSDPRFDSPLIRGFDGRQVQFLNGLRLMRTAGASAVDPYMLERIEVVRGPASVMFGQGNPGGLINMINKRPTFEKFGEIGVQAGSYETYGTYFDFGGPVAESDQFTYRLTGMVRKAGTQTDFLDNDRYFIAPAFTWKPDEDTKLTILTSFQHDNPSSPSGLPPEFTLNSTGYTLPRDFSLGDPDFDRSSRDVINLGYELEHRINDTWTFRQNARFSNQSWQYQALGYSNSGRITDGRTLRRIATFQDERLNTYNIDNNLVAEFNTGPFEHKFLAGLDYRYFDNNVETQFWRWAPLDIFNPIYGQPINLTERNLATKVDSSLTQLGIYAQDELAYENWRATFGLRQDWASTKGTSSNLNSGITRPLDKDDHKLTGRAGLGYVFDNGIAPYISYSTSFEPLAVPATGPVLEPTTGKQWEAGIKYQPNGWDGYFTAAIYDLRQQNVAVSVLENDKTVTKQIGEVRVRGLELEGVASLAQGLDLRAAYTYMDAENIEGNYNGKRPANVPKHAASLWLDYTFQEDSALEGFGIGGGVRYVGQRYGDLDNNYNLDAITLTDAAIHYQKDHIRASLNIKNIADKNYVASCSSFGCNYGDGRTYLSKLTFTW
- a CDS encoding iron-siderophore ABC transporter substrate-binding protein is translated as MVTDPQRGSIFSASQISRRKALGLLAALALPNVARANPFPRIAAIDWAMLECLVALGVTPIAATELIRFREDAVEPQLPASVVDLGLRGSPNFELLYLLKPDLILSSPFYTRYEEAMKSIAPIMSLPFYVRGESPYEKALQAVTALGDKLELSARASGVIEAQAKFIAEAKQVLKPFASRPTYLINIGDARHFRAFGNDSMFGDVLERLGLPNAWTDRSRFTFAAPVPLENLAANPDARIIIISDIPVESRNSLRNSVIWQSLKPVRDGRVYMVDNISPYGGLTAGLRFARLLSQALQASGEAFL